The sequence ATGCAGGTGATGGGTGGAGTTCACTTTTTAGATGGGCAGTTCACAGGCTTGCACTgatttaaaacataaaaaaaaggaaataaaaataaaagattaaacacagaaagagactaTTTTACCTTCCcaacactgactcactcagtTCATGCCCCCTTTGTGAACAAGCTGAGCTCGAACAGGATGTATCTGAGAGTTGGGCACCATCATGAGGGTCACTGCTACTTTTGCCATTGAGGGAGGAAGTAGAAATTGAGAGGAGAACTAAGAGGAGTGGGTTGGTTGTCAGTCAGTTTATCTATATTGGTAGTTCATGTTGGGGTCCCCTCGACCGTAGCCCACTGGGTTGTGGTAAGGAGCTGGGTTAGCACCATAACTCTGTCCTCCCTGCGTACTGTAGCTTGACTGGCCACTATATCCTGTAAAAATATTacaaacaatgaaaaaataTGCCATTTGAACCATAGCTTTAAAATATTTACAGAACATGAAAGTGACTGAAACGGCGTTATAAACTAACATAATTAAAATGTGAAGTCTTCTCTACTCAACTCACCCTCATAACTGTAGTcctgtcctccagctcctccagtgaCCTGGCTGGGGTAGGCAGTGCTGTAGTTAGAGTATCCCCCCGGCGCTCCTCCAGAGGCCTGGCTGAAGTTCTTTTTGCCCTGGCCGTAGCCTTGTCCATATTGGCCATAGCCTCCCTgtcctggaggaggaggggtggtctGGTAGCTCCCTGGGGATGCTCCGGGAGGTTTGCCCCCCTGGTGCATGGGGGCCTTCTTGCCAGGGGGCTTGGAGGCAGGTGGAGTGGATGAGTAGCTGGAGTCGGATGAGTAGTAGGAGTTATAGCTCCCTgttccccctcctccactctgaTTGGCTCCTGGGCTTCCTCCTCCTGACGTGGCGCCACTGCCATTGGCTCCTCCGTTGTTATAGTAGTCAACTAAGGAGCAACAGCATAGGTCAATATAGCGATACAACCATTGAAAGAACAGCCACAGTTTACAGACAATGTTTTTGGAATACCCAATAAAAACCtttcaaaataaacagaaaacaaaaacaaacctttaCTAAAGTGCACagctgaaagagaaaacaaaatctAACACGGGGTATCAAACTTTTGAgggacatttattttttttacaaaaaaaaaaaaaaaatgaacatacAAAAAGGCTCTTGATCTTTTACAATCTCAGTGCAAGACAGCGCCAGGCCAATGCAAATATTACAGTACAACTCAAGTCAGGTGGCAACAAATAAGTCATCCTTCAGTTTAAAACACAAGTACTTCATGAAAGAACAATAATTGTAAAATATAAATTGAAAAACAAGCAGCGGAATGAAAATATTATAGCTGTGTGTGAAGGCTGTGGATAAATTAATCTTTTAAAAAGGAGTCTCGGGTAAAATAAGGAAAAATCAACGTTTACAGGTACGTTTCTCTTTCTGTGGCTGACATGTAGAACTCAAACAATCATCCATTCATATGATTGAAAGTCCTCCCGCAAAGGCATCCTttgggtaggggggggggggggcatcctgTCAGTCACCATCCTTCAGCGAATCAGACGGCTCTGGTGCTTTGGTCCCATGTAACTGACAGGGGCAGCAGCTTATAGTCGACCACAGGTTATAGGTTTTTGAAATCCTTCGGTTTTCGTGGGCTGGTGAAGGCAAATTAGGGAGGCAGTTTTCATCCATAAGAAAGTGGGATTGGGAAAGTGGAGAGGTTCAGGCGCGAATGAGGTACTTGGAAAGGCAGTGAGAGGGAGTTCATAGTCCATGGGTGACACGTAAAGAAGGAGTTCCTATTGCTGAATGCTACGCACTCTCCCATCCTTTATCTTGGGGTgtggggccgtgtgtgtgtgtgtgtgtatgtatgtgtgttgtatgtgtgttttatgtcgCAAACTCGTGGTAGCCATAGCAGTCTGAGACAAAGTCACCTAAAGAGtaagacagagcagagaaggaaaATATTAGATGCTTTTGCCTGCCGCCATCCAGAAATGGCATATGTCAGTTACTTAAATTAGCGGTCAGATTTTTGTTGATGTGTCAATTTCTTGATATTTGTCATAAATGTTAGTTTTAGATTTCTCTGCTCCTGTCACCCCATGACAGTGTGTCCTCAGAACATGCTACTGAGAGgttggaggggagaggggcctcattttcatcatttgttttttttaagatggtcaTCCAAGTTCCATGGCTTCACAAAGCAGAGAAATGTAAAATCGTCGCACAAAACAATGTTCCACTGAACGTCCTCgttttgattatgtgtgtgctttcacacacacacacacacacacacacacacaagtactttTAGTGAGTCGCTagtgttgtgtgaggtggtcACATTTTCAAGAGCTTGATTTAACCATCATTTATTTTGGAATGAAGGAACTGTCATCAAGAAGAACAAGTTGCAAACTATAGACATCTCCAAAATCTTTGGCACTCTTCGCAGATGTTTAGAAAAAGGATGTCATAACAGATCTCAGTTGTATTAGCATGTACTAAATATATTTTACAAGTATCTGAATCAACTAAATGGCTTTTGCCTGAAGTTTATATGAATGCAGACAGGATCAATGCAGAACATTTTGGGATTTTCTAATTTCTTGAGGTTTATCAGAGAATGGAATGGACATTTACAAATTAAGGGAATGGGAAGTCCACAAAATAGTTATAATAGTGGGGTAACAAGAAATCTCAAGTCTGAATAAATCTCAAGGAAGAGAGATTTCAGTGCAACTATAATATAAGAAACAGCAGATTTTGGACATTTTAACACAATGTTTCTACAATAGTTACTAATGGTGACTGTAGGGAAGATTTAAGAAAAATACTCACTATATCCCGAGTTGGCATTGTTTCCATAGCCATATGTTCCATAACCACCTAGAGAAACACATTACAGTTGAAAACCATGTCAGCTGACATGTTTCATGAAAATGAATATCAGAAGCACAAAAATCCAGGATGTGCTTTACCTTGACTATAACCACCACCGTTATTAAACCCTCTGCCACggcccctgcctctccctctgcctcggcCTCTGGGATTGGCTGCAGCGTCAGCTGGGGGTCCGCCCATCATGCCGAAACCTTGAGCATGCTGTGTTTGAACAAATCAATACTCTTACGTTTGTCAGTGCTTGTCACAGAGTTAAGTAGATTAGCTCAAACCTTCACTAAAAAGAAACCACAGTGTGGACAAGTTAACAGAGGTACACAATCTGATAATAACTCGGGTGAAATCACTCCTGACACATTTCCGACAGTTCCTAGAGAGTTGGGTTAGACAACTCACCATTGGAGGGAGCTTCTTCTTTTTGGCCGCTTCAGAGACTGCACCCTCAGGGAAAAGCCTCTCAAGTGCAGCCAGAGCAGCATAAGCCTTCGCCACCTTCTTATTGGAGCCGGAGCCCTGAAACTTCTGTCCGTCAATCTCCACCTGCAGAACCAGGAACAGATTGACAGATTGGTAGAGTCCCACACTGATCATGGAGGTCAAAGAGTGAGTCATATGAGAGCGTAGGAGCTGAAGAGGACAGGCGAGGGCAGACAAACCAAGGGGAAGCCAAGAGTTGAGATGAAATTAAGGACAAAcaccagagggagagacaaggtgTGAGACAGGAAGATAAGGTGTGAGACAGGAAGATAAGGGGAGGGTAGAATACTAGACTATGGAAGAAGAGAGTACATAAACACTGGCAGAAGGGAAGTTCACAGATTCATGAGGCGGAGGAGAAGGAACATGAAGAAACAGAGTGGGATGTACCTCCATGACAAAGCGTTTGTCGTGGCTTCCACCCGTCTCTGAGATGAGCTCGTACTTGAGGCCACGGCGCTTCTCGTTGAGCTCCATTACAGGGTTCTTCCCATGCTTTGTAAGGATGGGGCCCTGCTGTCTGGCATTCTATTAGAAAGAGGGtaaacataagaaaaaaaaaagtaaaaaactaaaaatagcAGAAAACTAACATTtgtatacagagagagacagaaagaaatacagactGAATGCTAATAAGATAACTACAACTAAAGGCTTATCCACCATCTTCAAATCAGGGTTCCCACTCAattcatgacttttccaaaacttgAATTTACTAAATGTCATGATGTTTCATGGAAATTTAAAGTTCCATGAttttccaggatttccatgacTGCGGGAAGCCTACTCAATAAACAGGTGGCAGCCATAGGCGTCAAATCTCTAAACGACCAAAAGCACAGCAGAGTGCTTGCCTTATTCCCCCTCACCAACTCCCACTTCAACTGAATATTCCACCAGGTATTTATTACACATTAGATAGTAAACTGCCTCAATTGTCATCCTGAGGCATGACTTCCCATTATCACTTCTGTGGAGGACACTCAGCACTGCCTGCTCTTGCCTGGAAGGTACTCTAACCTCTTGAAGAAACCCCAGAGGACTCAGCCCTCATTGGACAAAAAGCTCTGCCATGATCTCTAAACCACATTAATGGTCTAATGGCTGGTCAAGTCAAAAGCTTGATCATGCGGCACTTGCTTTGGAACAATTATTTGGCTGGGTTTTATCCAACTTACTTGTAAGCAATTTTAGTTAAAAGCATCACAAATCGTCCATCAAAAGTAGTCCAAAGACATACAGTAAACAGAAAGGCAAGCGGGCAGAGGGGTCCCAAACCTCACTGTGCATGTCCTTACTGAAATAAACATGAAACTTGAGAAGGCCTGGGAGTGATGGGACGCTCAGGGAGAGGTCAGAGATTGGCCTTACCTCAGCAGAATCTGTGGCCTCTGGCTTGGCTGTCGGTGTGGCAGTGTCAATGTCGACTTCAGTGGGGGTGACAGCAGGTTCTGTTTCTTCCACGCTGATGGGCGTCTCCTCTATCCTCAAAGGCTCGATCACCTTCTGCTCGGCGCCTGTGGGCAGACCCATGTCCTGCAGGACCTGTGGAGGAATTACCATCGTTGAATTAAAGACTGAAAATCACTCAATAACTGAAATCATAAAACTGGACCAAAATGCTGGAGAAACCCTCCTCATCCTTCAAGACTTTAATTAATACATTCAGACTGAAGAAGCAGTTTCTCTGTGCCAGACAGAAAGGGACCCCATGCAGCCCAGCCCCAGCAGGGGATTCTCCCTCACCTTGACAGCCACATGCAGTTTGGCAGTGCGTTTGGATGGGCCTGAAGCCTCAAATGTTTTCCCATCCACCTCTACAGCCATAGTGAAAACAGGCACGTGCACGGGGCCGGTCTGTGAGAGGAGTTTATACTGCAGCCCTGGCTTCAGCTGGTTCAGACGCATCAGCGCATTCATGGCCTGTGGAGGCTCTGCTTTCTCCTCAGGAGCTGTGATGGACGCAAATGGAGCAGACAGTAAATCTAccctctttttgttttgtttctttgcttGGGAGAAACCTTTCCAGGTGAAACTATTTTCAGAATGAGGGATCTTGAGCACATGTGAGGTTGTGGAGCAGGTGAGCTAGGGGGGACTTACATTTCTTCTgcagcttcttcttcttcttgttagGGCTCTTGTCGTCATTGGTCTCTTCATCCTCGATTGGGCGTTTCATGGGAGGGGCATAGGCTGTGCTGGGTGGGATCTGAACTGAAGGAGCAGAAAATGCAAACCGATCTTGATTTAACTGAAATTAACCCAAAATAACCATCACAATTGGTCACAACCATATGGGCTCATCTTGGCCATATGTCGTAAATCTAACCTGTGTAGTCGATGGGGGTCTCACTCTTGGGTTTCTTGGGCATTTTCGAGGGCAGGGGATCCATTCCCAGGACTTTATGTAGCTGCCCAAAAGCAGAGAGCCTGAGCGCATGCTGCAACCAAAAAGTCAGAGGGTCAACCACAGGGGTTAACCACAGGGATCACGCTCACAGGCGTCAACCACAGGCGTCAACCTCACATGGTGAAAATGGTGCTCAGCAGATGTGACCCATGACCTTGCCACGGCCAGGTCACTTGTGCCTAAACACATGCGGAAATCAGATATGCCATCATGTCCACTCAGCAGCTGAAGCCTACCTGTGCACTCTGTGTAATGTCCTCCCTCTGCTGGCGGTCCATGTGACCTATAGCATCTGTCAGTTCTTTCTCACACGGGTCACAGATTCCAGAGCCATCTGAAACAAAGATTAGAAGTGGAGTGAAAGAATCTGGGAGAAGTGAAATCCTTCATTTTTCAGAGAGTTTCCCGTTCAACAGCTCCCTGTTCCCTCCTTTCCCTGTCTGACGGCGTGGGCTTACCTGCCATGAGGATGCCAAACGCCAGACACTCCAGTACCCTCCTAAGAGCCTCGCCAGCTCCCATTGGGCGGTTCCCTGTGCCAATGGCTTTCTCACACAGGAGTTCTAAGGGCTTttcaggagaaacacacacagttaaatgtagttacaagcagaggtgtaaaaaaaagtaccgtaatttccggactattgagcgcacctgaatataagcctcacgcactaaattttttaaaaataattatttttaacagaaataagccgcacatgtctataagccgcaggtgcctaccgcaacattgaaacaaattaactttacacaggctaaaatgaatatcaaaactaatacaatagttcgttttgccagttagataagtgcactgttgctttaagagcgcacagtcgcaagagtcaatcagaagctagaacgttagattgaagacagacgctagtttgaaaccagtgagctaaagaacttgaagactggatttgtattgttgtaaacttttattttatgttctaaagtgttttgagttgtgttctgtctacgctggtagactgtggttattttgacattagttaagttattgagagatactgagaaatcgcgtggagctaagcatccatgcggctgcatccatgctagcatcctagctccacaaagccaccgtaaacacaaagccaccgtatacagtcacaggtatcataatccataaattagccgcatcgttgtttaagccgcgaggttcaaagcgtgggaaaaaagtagcggcttatagtccggaaaatacggtactgAATTATTCTACtcaagtaaaatttcatcaaagtaaaggtacttttacttaagtccAAGTAAagttacccatctaaaaatctactcaagtaaaagtaaaaagtagttcatttaaaatgtactttaagtaaaagttacttagttacttccAACAAgtatgaactactttttacttttacttgagtagatttgtAGATGGGTAAGTTGATGGGGGTCTATAGGAATACAGTGCAAAAAaagacaaggggtcataaatccaatccaaaaactagttatttttaattaaaggaaaatctttacaaatgtaaatgcaataatgacattaaacatgtcaacaaaacatttaggaccTTTCGGAAGGTATAATGTGCCAATTTTGTTCAGACCATCCCATAAAACACTTTCAAATACAATTGAAAGTGGCATAATTGTGAATTCTATGgaccattttttcccccttcaccAACACAACAGTTATAGTGCAAATCAAGGTCGCTAGTGTTTTGACTTCCAAAATCACACAAATAAAACCAAAATCAACCAAAATGTAAGTGTGAGAGCACTTGTTTTAAAGACAGAACTGAGGAATTATTTGATAGCAGATTGTGCTCTTCATATGTAATAATGAGACATAAACCACATGACGGCAGCAATAAAAacgtatgtgtgtaatgttgttaGAGCACCTGTAGTCGTTGTTAATAACGGATCTCCTAAAAAGCAAATGTGTAAGATAGCATAATATGCTAACGTACTGTAGCTTGCTAACCTTTTTAACAAGTTGGAACAGGCAAAGGCTGTCTAGCAAGCTTTCATTTTGGAATTCTGCGAAACTACCATTGAATATACCAATAAACGACCAGTATCTCAATTAGCTAAGTTAAAGATCTGACATTTAGGCCATTAAAGGTCTGTAACGTTATATTTAAGGGCCAGATGCACATTACGATGCAACGCATCAGTGTCCACGCAGTGCTCCACTGCTTGTCAAGGCGCCGTTTTAGTATTTCCATAGTGTTTGCGCAACTCATTGGGTAGAAGGCCTTTATTTTTGAAGTAATATATAGCATCACGTCACGCACAATTTATAGAAACCTTGAAGAATATATCAGTTCAAGATATTTgttcattcaggaaaaaacgGCAAATGACGCCTCACAAAGCAAATAGCTATTTTCGCTGTTTATGGAGCCATAAAACTGAAGCTAACAATAGCAAGTTGACAACAACTACCTTAGCCCGACAGAAAGTAATGTTATTCATTGATAATCCTGTCTGTGCCATACAAATACATGTACTTTAGGCATGTACTGGACTACTGTACCGATGAACAGTTTGGTGTCTTAAATGAATGTGATGCCTCGAAAAAttattgcagtgttttttttttaaaactcagTAATGGATgtgatttccaatgtagcgaagtacaatacttcagtcgaaatctacttaagtaaaattaccgatttcaaaaattacacacaaaaacaactcaGTTACAGAAATGTGAGTAAATCTAAtttgttactttacacctctggttacaagcaatgaggggaaaaaacaacaacaaaacacaataatCCAGACAAACAACTGATGATGGCAACAACTGATGCCAAAAGGCCTGTTGGGCTCAGTGAGCCTACTCACCCATCCTCGCAGAGGAGCCCACACTGGAAGGCGTGAACAGAGGTCCCTCAGGATACGGATCACGATGACACAGGAGCGCAGTCCGTTGGCCCTGGCCTAGAAAAACAGACGGGGCAAACAAATGTACGCTGCCTTAAAAACTGGAAGTCataatgaaaaacacacaaaatattcaTTACTTAAAATGTCCTCTTTCTTCAGATGTATTTACTAAATGCACCTTTCTGCAGTGACAATTACAAAACCAATAAAGAAAGCAAAACAGAAAGGTATTCACAGAAAAATAGTTATGCTTTAACGTGCTTTAGAGAAGCGATCAGGTTACAGTGAGAGAAACAAATCTGTATTTAGTCTCCATTTTTTGTCCACTGAAACATTTGCTCTTCCTTAACGTCTTTTTAAGGAAAAAACAAGGCCAGTGGCAACTCCTCAGGGCACCAGGTGTACAATCGTTCCTTTTCTGTTCATGTACAAAACAAAGTGTcctgttaaatacattttcttgaaagacaaaaacaaagtaaCAAACCCGTCTTTAAAAAGaaacgaaaagaaaagaaaaacaactgtAAAGGGTGCAATATTCCTTTGGAAGGCACACAGAAATCTGCCAAACAGCCAGAGCAGgcaaggtggggtggggtggaataGTGGCTACATATGCTACAAGGACAGACTGCAGAGATGAAGCATTTGCGTGTACAGCGTTAATTTATTTGCCTTTACCCACGATCAGATGGCATGGAAAATAGGTGGCGTGTCTAAATTAAGCGTGTGTTAATTcaaaacgaacaaacaaagcaaataaaAGAGACACCTCGAAACACTGAAAACATCACAAATTGTATGAGAAATATTGCACCAGACATTAGCCCTCCCATTCAGTACTGGCACAGGTGAACACTAGATTTTAAAAAGCAAACCTGATTCCGGCAGATGTTAGGGAATGTTTCTGCATTTCTGCTGACTACACATACTGAACTCAAGAGGAATTGTGCTGTTGCTTGAGTTAAACCGTAATCAAGTTGATTACATGGGTGAAATATTAAGTGTTTGCCTTTTTtccaacatttaaaaaaacattcagtGAGAAGAGTACAGCAATGGAGGTGGTGaactccatttaaaaaaaaacccacacaaacacagatttaaaaaaataaaaattaacaCACAGCGTAAAATAAAACTCAGAACTACAGTAAGACAAATAAAGACAAGATGCAAACCTGGAACCACTTGGCGTGGCGAAGAGACGCCAAGGCAGTAAGGCATTTCTGCCTGTCCAGAACATCCGGGGGATCGTTGACTGTTAGCGATTCTATTGGCAGGTGGAATAAGAAGACAAGGTACAGTTTGACCAAGGGGTTTCTGTCACACGGCCAGGGGGAAGAGGCAGATTTTCCCAAACCACTGGCAgcagggggaaagggagggggagctCCCCCGcagtgaaaaacaaaaatggtATGACCCTCCTAGGGttgtcctaaaaaaaaaaacccaccagCCAGTAAAGGCATGACGAGAACTGGTAAGTTCCATCAATCTGAGTGGGGCCTGCCATTATGCTGTGACCAGCGGAGGCAGCTGACTGTTTATTAAGAGTGCATGCAGGTATGTACACAGGAGTGGGTGTTGTTCTAATGGAGGGCATCTAAAGCTTGTCCACACTCTACCTCGCACTGAAGTCAGAAAAGGGCAAACCGTCTCTGAGGACGTCTTATAGTACTCTAATAAAACAGGGGGTAGAGCCCCTCCCCTTCGTCCCTTTCTCAGGTCTACTGCCTTGCCCCTTCCGAGACAGAGATCGTCCAGTTGGTCAAAGGTCCAGCGTCCCTAAAATTGACAAACTAGAAGGCTTGACAGAGAGAATCAGATTTTGAACCACAGGGCAGCAATAATCAGATGCACAAAAAGGTTAAAACAAGTCCACACTGCAGCAAAATTGATGGTGCCTCAGCTTGGAAACTAGACGTCTCTTCGTCTGTATATAGGGTTACAGATAGGGCTAGGTTCATTCCTCACTGCTGTCTACCTTTGACTAGCTGCTGAAGTTGCTGAGCAACATCCATTCACAAAACTGTACAGCTGGAAAACCCTGAAGTCACCATAATTCACCCAAAGATTTGCTACCAGAATAGGTGGCGTCCACCCAGCAAAGCTTAAGCCCCTAGCGTTACCTATAACCCACTTTGCCTTTCGTTCCACTGAAAGGCCCAGTTTTTGTTAAGTCTAAGCAACGCCGCTCTCTTTAAACCTGTGCAACTCATTTTTGCTGCAATGCAAACTGTTCCACTATCGTTCACtgttaaaacacatgcaaacaagtctgtgtttttttttttatttctcagtaAGCCTTCATTAAATTGATTCTTTGAGGGAAAAGAggaaaacatttctttttttgtttttcttgaggACCCTGTCCCTGGAGCCTTCTGTACTGAATATTGGGCCATCAGAGATGCACATCACATTACATGGAACTACGAGACTGATGTGGGGCTAGAAACATAGCAATACTTCTTTTCATTTCAACACAAGTCCCTCACATCCCCTAGCTCCATTGAAGGCCCAATAAACAATATCTGCCTAAGCTCTAGTCCTTGCCCTGTCCTCTCGTCTGCTCTGCTTCAGTATGTTCACCTGCCCCCTGTcctgggggtggggagtggggggtttGGAATCACAGCACGACCTCGACTCCAGGGGAAGACCTACCTCCGGCTGCCtgcttctctgcctcctctcgGACCACAGGCGAGGTCAGGTGgatggtgagggtgaggggcgGCTCCTTGGAGTTCTTGATGACTATGCTGGCATCGCGGATGCTGGCCGTGACCTCGTACTTCTCCTCTGCGATGAGCTGAAAGTGGAGGAAACGTAAAAGGATGAAAAATGGGAAACATGTCATcagtatgtgcacacacgcacgcactagCAACGCAATGACAGGAGGGATTCCAATAATGCTTCAAAAGAAAGTGGGCTGCATACAAAGCGACTTGCATATGATTCAATGACCACGTCTTCACAGGTTGCCTATACCATGGCATTCCAAACAACTG is a genomic window of Clupea harengus chromosome 1, Ch_v2.0.2, whole genome shotgun sequence containing:
- the ilf3b gene encoding interleukin enhancer-binding factor 3 homolog isoform X2, which encodes MPPPVRHRSMRIFVNDDRHVMAKHSAVYPTQEELEAVQNMVSHTERALKAVSDWLDEQERVTAKPGGGDADGAEKESEMKSVEQPTRSLRGVMRVGLVAKGLLLKGDLDLELVLLCKDKPTINLLKKVSDNLGAQLKLIAEEKYEVTASIRDASIVIKNSKEPPLTLTIHLTSPVVREEAEKQAAGESLTVNDPPDVLDRQKCLTALASLRHAKWFQARANGLRSCVIVIRILRDLCSRLPVWAPLRGWPLELLCEKAIGTGNRPMGAGEALRRVLECLAFGILMAGSGICDPCEKELTDAIGHMDRQQREDITQSAQHALRLSAFGQLHKVLGMDPLPSKMPKKPKSETPIDYTVQIPPSTAYAPPMKRPIEDEETNDDKSPNKKKKKLQKKSPEEKAEPPQAMNALMRLNQLKPGLQYKLLSQTGPVHVPVFTMAVEVDGKTFEASGPSKRTAKLHVAVKVLQDMGLPTGAEQKVIEPLRIEETPISVEETEPAVTPTEVDIDTATPTAKPEATDSAENARQQGPILTKHGKNPVMELNEKRRGLKYELISETGGSHDKRFVMEVEIDGQKFQGSGSNKKVAKAYAALAALERLFPEGAVSEAAKKKKLPPMHAQGFGMMGGPPADAAANPRGRGRGRGRGRGRGFNNGGGYSQGGYGTYGYGNNANSGYIDYYNNGGANGSGATSGGGSPGANQSGGGGTGSYNSYYSSDSSYSSTPPASKPPGKKAPMHQGGKPPGASPGSYQTTPPPPGQGGYGQYGQGYGQGKKNFSQASGGAPGGYSNYSTAYPSQVTGGAGGQDYSYEGYSGQSSYSTQGGQSYGANPAPYHNPVGYGRGDPNMNYQYR
- the ilf3b gene encoding interleukin enhancer-binding factor 3 homolog isoform X1 — its product is MPPPVRHRSMRIFVNDDRHVMAKHSAVYPTQEELEAVQNMVSHTERALKAVSDWLDEQERVTAKPGGGDADGAEKESEMKSVEQPTRSLRGVMRVGLVAKGLLLKGDLDLELVLLCKDKPTINLLKKVSDNLGAQLKLIAEEKYEVTASIRDASIVIKNSKEPPLTLTIHLTSPVVREEAEKQAAGESLTVNDPPDVLDRQKCLTALASLRHAKWFQARANGLRSCVIVIRILRDLCSRLPVWAPLRGWPLELLCEKAIGTGNRPMGAGEALRRVLECLAFGILMADGSGICDPCEKELTDAIGHMDRQQREDITQSAQHALRLSAFGQLHKVLGMDPLPSKMPKKPKSETPIDYTVQIPPSTAYAPPMKRPIEDEETNDDKSPNKKKKKLQKKSPEEKAEPPQAMNALMRLNQLKPGLQYKLLSQTGPVHVPVFTMAVEVDGKTFEASGPSKRTAKLHVAVKVLQDMGLPTGAEQKVIEPLRIEETPISVEETEPAVTPTEVDIDTATPTAKPEATDSAENARQQGPILTKHGKNPVMELNEKRRGLKYELISETGGSHDKRFVMEVEIDGQKFQGSGSNKKVAKAYAALAALERLFPEGAVSEAAKKKKLPPMHAQGFGMMGGPPADAAANPRGRGRGRGRGRGRGFNNGGGYSQGGYGTYGYGNNANSGYIDYYNNGGANGSGATSGGGSPGANQSGGGGTGSYNSYYSSDSSYSSTPPASKPPGKKAPMHQGGKPPGASPGSYQTTPPPPGQGGYGQYGQGYGQGKKNFSQASGGAPGGYSNYSTAYPSQVTGGAGGQDYSYEGYSGQSSYSTQGGQSYGANPAPYHNPVGYGRGDPNMNYQYR
- the ilf3b gene encoding interleukin enhancer-binding factor 3 homolog isoform X3, giving the protein MPPPVRHRSMRIFVNDDRHVMAKHSAVYPTQEELEAVQNMVSHTERALKAVSDWLDEQERVTAKPGGGDADGAEKESEMKSVEQPTRSLRGVMRVGLVAKGLLLKGDLDLELVLLCKDKPTINLLKKVSDNLGAQLKLIAEEKYEVTASIRDASIVIKNSKEPPLTLTIHLTSPVVREEAEKQAAGESLTVNDPPDVLDRQKCLTALASLRHAKWFQARANGLRSCVIVIRILRDLCSRLPVWAPLRGWPLELLCEKAIGTGNRPMGAGEALRRVLECLAFGILMADGSGICDPCEKELTDAIGHMDRQQREDITQSAQHALRLSAFGQLHKVLGMDPLPSKMPKKPKSETPIDYTVQIPPSTAYAPPMKRPIEDEETNDDKSPNKKKKKLQKKSPEEKAEPPQAMNALMRLNQLKPGLQYKLLSQTGPVHVPVFTMAVEVDGKTFEASGPSKRTAKLHVAVKVLQDMGLPTGAEQKVIEPLRIEETPISVEETEPAVTPTEVDIDTATPTAKPEATDSAENARQQGPILTKHGKNPVMELNEKRRGLKYELISETGGSHDKRFVMEVEIDGQKFQGSGSNKKVAKAYAALAALERLFPEGAVSEAAKKKKLPPMHAQGFGMMGGPPADAAANPRGRGRGRGRGRGRGFNNGGGYSQGGYGTYGYGNNANSGYSDFVSDCYGYHEFAT